A stretch of Podospora bellae-mahoneyi strain CBS 112042 chromosome 5, whole genome shotgun sequence DNA encodes these proteins:
- a CDS encoding hypothetical protein (EggNog:ENOG503P5F3; COG:S), with the protein MAGPENVQMGGVPPSPGSEGPSTSTRPALTTAKQVIKRLKELEDEAQQTREQIVAISTAPRSTVKFPAPERYGGGKAELRGFLLQLKPYFRQYPDRFTNEESKVIFAATRLKEMFGEYDEARRAQERLASLRQTRSVADYAALFKIDSLRSTINDCDI; encoded by the exons ATGGCCGGACCTGAGAACGTTCAGATGGGAGGCGTCCCGCCTAGCCCAGGCAGCGAAGGACCttccaccagcaccagacCTGCGCTCACCACTGCAAAACAGGTCATCAAGCGCCTCAAAGAACTCGAGGACGAGGCTCAGCAAACCCGGGAACAGATTGTCGCTATTTCGACTGCACCTAGATCGACTGTTAAGTTCCCGGCACCAGAGCGCtatggaggaggaaaggcaGAGCTTAGAGGGTTCTTACTCCAGCTCAAACCCTATTTTCGTCAATACCCAGACCGGTTTACCAACGAAGAGTCAAAGGTGATTTTCGCGGCTACCAGACTTAAG GAGATGTTTGGGGAGTACGATGAGGCAAGGCGCGCGCAGGAAAGGCTCGCAAGCCTGCGCCAGACGCGCTCAGTGGCTGACTACGCAGCCTTATTCAAAATCGATAGCCTGCGTAGCACCATCAACGATTGTGACATATAA
- the CSR1_2 gene encoding phosphatidylinositol transfer protein csr1 (COG:I; EggNog:ENOG503NTVK), protein MQTSLLFSVSRSASSRILLFTSKKGFGVSSAHRCIRFNQVNSSTSSSLTSLKGDLTSSPKTENSPLVQRQFQQRQPLQSSASALLLAALTVGLVYSAYYSYHKTSPKPTSHSEPLQDITPEDLTAMTSELAAGRPGNLTSEQEEKLRQLWKLIFQVCRVGEENQAPAANVPQTTTTISAPPAEEEKKKSRMTSLWSRSSKANKSESDAASTTSSTAPTTAADGAPVNIQLSLGSKDGEADKYGQTKHFYETLQSYPPSAIRDTIWSMVKHDHPDALVLRFLRARKWDVEKALIMLVSTMAWRAKEMDVDGDIMKNGELEAVEKNDGISKDFLTQIRKGISYVHGCDKQGRPLCFVNVRLHKAGEQSEESLERYTVYLIETCRMLLRGGVDTAVSCFRKLETRGMGFKGGGGRLHADDEGDQTIVFDMTGFSMANMDYTPVKFMIKCFEANYPECLGTVLVHKAPWIFQGIWKVIRGWLDPVVANKVHFTNNATEMQEYIPLKHIPKDLDGQEDWSYKYVEPVPGENDKMKDTATRDELLRQRAELYKQYEEATMEWIKTANAGVKKRREEIADKMREDYWRVDPYIRARSYYDRTGVLLPGGEVDWYPGEKKNGEVKKDVVTSPDDLD, encoded by the exons ATGCAGACCTCGCTGCTTTTTAGTGTCTCGCGGTCTGCTTCCTCCCGTATATTGTTATTCACGTCAAAAAAGGGTTTCGGTGTTTCTTCCGCGCATCGTTGCATACGATTTAACCAGGTCAACTCTTCAACGTCATCATCGCTCACCTCACTCAAAGGTGACCTCACAAGCTCACCCAAGACTGAGAACTCACCTCTAGTCCAGCGGCAGTTTCAGCAAAGGCAACCTCTCCAGAGCTCAGCTTCAGCGCTTTTACTCGCTGCCCTTACCGTCGGTTTAGTATACTCAGCTTACTACTCCTACCACAAAACCTcacccaaacccacctctcACTCTGAACCTCTTCAAGACATCACCCCCGAAGACCTCACAGCCATGACCTCCGAACTCGCCGCCGGCCGCCCAGGCAACCTCACTTCGGAGCAGGAAGAGAAGCTCCGCCAGCTCTGGAAACTCATCTTCCAAGTGTGCCGCGTAGGCGAAGAAAACCAAGCTCCTGCTGCCAACGTCCCTCAGACAACAACCACTATTTCCGCTCCCCcagcagaggaagaaaagaaaaagtcccGTATGACCTCCCTTTGGTCCCGCTCCAGCAAGGCCAACAAATCGGAATCTGACGCCGCGTCCACGACTTCTTCTACCGccccaaccaccgccgccgacggCGCCCCTGTCAACATCCAGCTCTCCCTCGGATCAAAGGATGGGGAGGCAGACAAGTACGGGCAAACAAAGCACTTTTACGAAACGCTCCAATCCTACCCCCCCTCCGCAATTAGGGATACCATCTGGAGCATGGTCAAGCACGACCACCCTGATGCTTTGGTTTTGCGATTTCTCCGCGCTCGTAAGTGGGATGTGGAAAAGGCGTTGATTATGCTTGTGTCGACGATGGCGTGGAGGgcgaaggagatggatgtgGATGGAGATATCATGAAGAatggggagctggaggcggtggagaagaaTGATGGGATCAGCAAGGACTTTTTGACGCAGATAAGGAAGGGGATCAGTTATGTTCACGGATGTGACAAGCAGGGGAGGCCGTTGTGTTTTGTGAATGTGAGGTTGCACAAGGCGGGGGAGCAAAGCGAGGAGAGTCTGGAGAGGTATACGGTGTATTTGATTGAGACTTGTcggatgttgttgagggggggggttgataCGGCGGTGAGTTGTTTTCGCAAGTTGGAAAcaagggggatgggatttaaaggtggtggtggtaggttGCATGCTGACGATGAAGGGGACCAGACGATTGTTTTTGACATGACGGGATTCTCGATGGCGAATATGGACTATACGCCTGTCAAGTTTATGATTAAGTGCTTTGAGGCTAATTATCCGGAGTGTTTGGGGACTGTGTTGGTTCACAAGGCTCCGTGGATTTTTCAGg GAATCTGGAAAGTCATCCGCGGCTGGCTCGACCCCGTCGTCGCCAACAAGGTGCACTTTACCAACAACGCCACCGAGATGCAAGAGTACATTCCCCTCAAGCACATCCCCAAGGACCTCGACGGGCAGGAGGACTGGTCCTACAAGTATGTCGAGCCGGTGCCGGGTGAGAACGACAAGATGAAGGATACGGCTACGAGAGATGAGCTGTTGAGGCAGAGGGCGGAGCTGTATAAGCAGTATGAGGAGGCTACGATGGAGTGGATCAAGACTGCGAACgcgggggtgaagaagaggagggaggagattgcggACAAGATGAGGGAGGATTACTGGAGGGTTGATCCGTACATTCGGGCGAGGAGTTATTATGACCGGACGGGGGTGCTGTTGccgggaggtgaggtggattGGTATccgggagagaagaagaacggGGAAGTTAAGAAGGATGTGGTCACTTCGCCGGATGATTTGGATTAG
- the DAM1 gene encoding DASH complex subunit dam1 (EggNog:ENOG503P44E; BUSCO:EOG09265J36; COG:S), which yields MPSDERERDRHGNRERRPRSTSRSRPTTPLRPSSRSSFRESARSSVQGDNASFPLNAFEPAFAELSDAMADLEANMMHFQLMHESLARFSESFASFLYGLNMNAFCVDFPEGPMAESFRRMRAREQEQQLQEQQQLQQSSDGFDGDPTFMTTDTSFAEPASVKKPAPKYSATGRASRVPPPSARGTTSSTRGGTTRGGARGVSSSTRGTRGTSSTARGRGRGVR from the exons ATGCCGTCCGACGAGAGGGAAAGAGACAGACACGGCAACAGAGAACGCCGCCCCCGTTCAACATCACGAAGCagaccaacaacccctctccGACCCTCCTCTCGCTCCTCGTTTCGCGAATCAGCCCGATCTAGTGTCCAGGGCGATAATGCGTCCTTCCCGCTCAACGCATTCGAGCCCGCCTTTGCGGAGCTTTCCGATGCCATGGCCGACCTCGAGGCGAACATGATGCACTTCCAGCTGATGCACGAGTCGTTGGCGCGCTTTAGCGAGAGTTTTGCCAGTTTCCTCTACGGGCTCAACATGAATGCTTTCTGCGTAGACTTTCCAGAGGGGCCAATGGCGGAGAGTttcaggaggatgagggcgCGGGAGCAGGAACAACAGTTACAAGAGCAGCAACAGCTGCAGCAATCAAGTGATGGCTTTGATGGGGACCCTACTTTTAT GACAACCGATACATCATTCGCCGAACCAGCGAGCGTCAAGAAGCCAGCCCCGAAATACTCTGCAACAGGTCGCGCATCCCGAGTACCACCGCCCTCAGCTAGGGGGACAACATCGTCAACGAGGGGAGGAACGACAAGAGGGGGGGCGCGTGGCGTAAGTAGTAGTACTCGAGGAACAAGGGGGACAAGTAGTACTGCCCGAGGTCGGGGCCGTGGCGTAAGATGA
- a CDS encoding hypothetical protein (COG:S; EggNog:ENOG503P71W), with protein sequence MMASRAMWYVVGTKKSPHGTLYMHCNVKPGASKNREGVASVGEDAVEICVAAQAREGEANKAVIKVLSEVLDLPKSNLEITQGHKSRNKTVAVIGPWVNSGEEECLKRVKDYLDKAVEES encoded by the exons ATGATGGCCTCCCGCGCCATGTGGTACGTCGTCGGGACCAAGAAATCACCCCACGGCACCCTCTACATGCACTGCAATGTCAAGCCAGGAGCCAGCAAGAACCGCGAGGGTGTAGCTTCGGTGGGCGAAGATGCAGTGGAGATATGTGTAGCTGCACAAgcgagagagggagaggccaATAAAGCAGTTATCAAGGTTCTCAGCGAG GTTCTTGACCTTCCCAAATCCAACCTGGAAATCACCCAGGGCCACAAATCGAGAAATAAGACTGTCGCCGTGATTGGGCCGTGGGTCAAttctggcgaggaggagtgTCTCAAGCGGGTCAAGGATTATCTCGACAAGGCTGTGGAGGAGTCCTGA
- a CDS encoding hypothetical protein (COG:O; EggNog:ENOG503P1V3) has product MSLLRPLARAALRPATTPLRAFSTTTTRFIKPGQPLPDVGAILHESSPGNKVNLADEASKLNKMILIGVPAAFSPACSATHVPGFLAHPKAEEYDQVAVVSVNDVFVMKAWGDVLNPEGRENVRFLADPSGEFTKALDMLWDGKAIFGNERSKRFTIIVEGGKVKSVAVEPDNTGTSVSLAENVLGKA; this is encoded by the exons AtgtccctcctccgccccctcgCCCGCGCGGCCCTCCGCCCCGCTACCACCCCCCTTAGAGCTTTCTCTACCACCACGACCCGGTTCATCAAGCCGGGCCAGCCCCTCCCCGACGTCGGCGCCATCCTCCACGAGTCCTCCCCCGGCAACAAGGTCAACCTCGCCGATGAAgcctccaagctcaacaagatgATCCTCATCGGTGTCCCCGCCGCGTTCTCGCCAGCCTGCTCGGCGACGCATGTGCCTGGGTTTTTGGCCCACCCCAAGGCGGAGGAGTATGACcaggtggcggtggtgagcgtGAATGATGTTTTTGTGATGAAGGCTTGGGGGGATGTGTTGAATCccgaggggagggagaac GTGCGCTTCCTGGCTGATCCGTCTGGCGAGTTCACCAAGGCGCTTGATATGTTGTGGGATGGAAAGGCTATTTTTGGGAATGAGCGGTCGAAGAGGTTTACGATTATTGTTGAGGGCGGCAAGGTGAAGAGTGTGGCTGTTGAGCCGGATAACACGGGCACCAGTGTTAGTTTGGCGGAAAATGTGTTGGGTAAGGCTTGA